The Fusarium poae strain DAOMC 252244 chromosome 2, whole genome shotgun sequence nucleotide sequence AAAGCTCTTAACATATGCATACAAACCTACGTACTGAAACATGGTCGGTAGGAGATGCAAACACCGAACATCATTTAACACATCAATAGGCATCATTGGAAAGATCAAGGCCGTATCGATATTTCATGACTAGATATGGAATTCGGGAGTGCGGTACAAAATACCAATGATGGATCTAAGACTATAATCCAGTCGCGGGACTGGGCTCTGTCTAGACCTCCAGTACGGTGAGTTGACAGGCCATCATCTTCGCCAATTCTTTCCCTCGATAAGTTTATGGTTCATGCGAGCTATGATATTCTTGTCCATCACAGATCCCTTGTCCATACACTAAAGTTAGAGGAACTACGTCTCCGAACCCCCGAGTCACCGGCGCTGGAAGACCCACCTCCTCCGAATAGCCCGAACTGTACTCCAACAACCTCTCATCTTCAACCCCAGTTCTCAGCTCGAAACAACTCCTTTCATAGATACAAGCGTGGCCACAACCCCAGTCATTAACACGGACGGCGCTTCCACGGACAAAAGGAGATAGCTCTAAGGAAACCGATCCCTACAATACCAAGGCCCCAAAAGCATTCCTTGCAAAATCATCACCAAATCCGTCGAAGCGGTCCATCGAGTCCGATATTATCTCAACGGCTTCACGGTCTCCAACTCCGTAGCCTCCTCTTCACTATCAGTACATAAGTGCATAGTAGTTGTTATAGCTGGATTGCTTATCTACCCCAAAAACCTTATCAACCACCATCCTTGCTTATCACCGCCTCGTTAGGACTGCCTCCCCAAtcctcacttcttccctcctcCCACACCCCCCTTCTAGAAAACTCCTGAGCTTCGCAAGTCTCACTCcccctccttcttctttctcttgccCCCTTTTTGTATCAGCATCCCGCATGATCTGCATGCGCTTTACCCCGACCTCTGACCTACGAGCTAATCCTGGCAGCAACTTTAAACGCAACGTTCAATAGAGGCACAGTTATTTCAACACTACTCTGCCGATCTCGTGATCGGCCGCTGTGATCCATTGGCCGCACCTTGTAAAGAATGACAGCCTTTATGCGTCCGATCCGACTTATCATGACGGCGCAGCAACTTGAAACGATGTAGGTTCTACGTCACGAGCTACGATGTGCAGTCATAGAAGTTCGCCGCCTGTGAGTCGAACAAACaaaggtaaaaaaaaaagagcacAATAGTTATTGTTTAGTTATCCAAGCAACTGTAGTCATATATTACAAGTGACGATTAAAGCAAACATCTTGGCTTTGTTCAGATATCACAGTCACTTTATAGCAAAAAGTTGATATATGGTTAAGTAAAATGAACATAGCTATGTTGGGTATAATTTCAGTAGCAAACTAATCAGTATGCTTAAACAAATCGCATATTCTATGAATTCATCAAAACTTTACAACTGCCACATTTCAATCGTGTTCTGAACATGTAAAGCCAGAAGCGCCTTACTCGTCAGAGTAcaccttcttcttgataccGACAAGCTGGCCCATCTCCTGCCAGAAACCTTGAGGAGGGGTGGTGATGGAGTTCTCATAAGCCTCAATGACGGGACGCTCCCAAGTAAGGTCAACCTCATGGGGTCGGAGCCAGCGGGTCTTCTTGTAAACCttccagaagatgaagagagcgGGCGCAACGAATTGCATAGTGTAGTTTTGGAAGAACAGCTCAGTATCCCAGGGTTGGAATGACTTGTAACCGTAGCACATGACAACGCAGAACTGGAAGATAAGACCAATGTAAGCGCAGTATGGTTGGAAGCGACCGTAGTAAGGCATCTGTCGTCGGTCGACACCCTGAGCCTTGCAAGCCCGGTAGTAGTTAAGGAAGGTGATTCCCATAACGAGATAGTTAATAAGACCACCAGCAGTCATGAGAGCAATCAACCAGTTGAGGACCTTGGCGGAGCCGCTACCACACTGGAGGAATGAAAGCATGGGGAACAGCATGACCACACAGAAACAGTAGATAGGGACACCAGAAGCGGTTGTCTTTCGGAGAATCTTGGGGGCACGGCCCTCGAGAGCGAGACCGTAGAGCGATCGAGTGGCACAATAAGTGTAAGTGTTACCAGCCGAGAAGATCGAGGTAAGGAGGAGGGCGTTGACGATGTGAGGAAGGACATCGACCTTGAGGATGTCCATAGCCATGACGTAAGGCGACGCAGCAGCAGTGCCGCTGCCCTCTGTACCGTCGACAAAGATGGACACGAGCTGGGGGTAGTTATAGGGGACAACAATGCCGACTGCGAGGGAGCCcgtgatgaagaagaagcagaatcGGTAGTAAACAGTCTTGAAGGCAGACTTGATGTAGACACTGGGTCGCTTGGCCTCAGCAGCCACCATTGAAATGTATTCGGGACCGACGACGGTGAAACCAGCACTCCAGAGGGCGGCGAGGAAACCCTCGAAGCGGCCAAGAGAGCCGGTGCCGTAGACCTCAGAGAAGGGACCAGGGTTGGACCAGTAACGGAAACCGTAGGCATCGCCCTGTGGGTTGCCACCAACCATTGTGACGAAAGTGAAGCTGAAAAGCATCAGGATGAGGATAACTTTGCCGCCCGACAGCCAGAATTCGGCTTCACCGTAAGCCTTGACAGCCAAGATGTTTAGGAGACTAAAGCGCATAAACGATTAGTATGCGATCTTGTTCGCGGAGAGTTTGGGGGTTCTTACGCATATAGGATAATGACACCAATACAGATACCAGCCGTAGGACCGGGCTCAGTGATCTCGGGACTCCAGTAAGACAGGACAAGGTTGATAGCGGTGATTTCGAATGGAATGAGAAGACCTTcgtagaggaagaagttCCAACCAGCCATAAAACCAAGAGCATCATCACACCAATGACCGGCGAGACGGATGAAACCACCAGAAACAGGCATATAAGTAGTCATTTCGGCAATGCCATTGTTCACACAGGCGAGGATACCAGAGTAGATTGTGTAGGCGAGAAACAGACCAAGAGGACCACCCTTGGCAAGACCACCACCGATACTCACGAAGAGAGCGGTACCGATGGAACCACCAATGGCAACAAGCTGGATCTGTCTATTGTTGAGAAGACGGTGCAAGCCATCAGCGTTGTCGGTTGTGTGTCCAGGGGCAATGTCGCCATTGTCGGCAAGGTACTTTTCGCCAGCACTGCCATTGTTTT carries:
- a CDS encoding hypothetical protein (TransMembrane:12 (i52-71o77-97i130-149o161-184i196-213o245-263i284-307o340-363i384-406o418-443i464-485o497-513i)) encodes the protein MASDEEKNSAKYENNGSAGEKYLADNGDIAPGHTTDNADGLHRLLNNRQIQLVAIGGSIGTALFVSIGGGLAKGGPLGLFLAYTIYSGILACVNNGIAEMTTYMPVSGGFIRLAGHWCDDALGFMAGWNFFLYEGLLIPFEITAINLVLSYWSPEITEPGPTAGICIGVIILYALLNILAVKAYGEAEFWLSGGKVILILMLFSFTFVTMVGGNPQGDAYGFRYWSNPGPFSEVYGTGSLGRFEGFLAALWSAGFTVVGPEYISMVAAEAKRPSVYIKSAFKTVYYRFCFFFITGSLAVGIVVPYNYPQLVSIFVDGTEGSGTAAASPYVMAMDILKVDVLPHIVNALLLTSIFSAGNTYTYCATRSLYGLALEGRAPKILRKTTASGVPIYCFCVVMLFPMLSFLQCGSGSAKVLNWLIALMTAGGLINYLVMGITFLNYYRACKAQGVDRRQMPYYGRFQPYCAYIGLIFQFCVVMCYGYKSFQPWDTELFFQNYTMQFVAPALFIFWKVYKKTRWLRPHEVDLTWERPVIEAYENSITTPPQGFWQEMGQLVGIKKKVYSDE